In the Papio anubis isolate 15944 chromosome 3, Panubis1.0, whole genome shotgun sequence genome, ttatactgtgttatatttacatattaatgcAGTATAATATTTTAGTATGTATTACACTGTAGGGAGTCACTGAAATGTTAGCAAAGAAAAATATGGCCAGAGGCATCTAAGTCATTTGACCATGTTTTTAGaagttggtgtttttttttttattttttttgagacggagtctcgctgtgtctcccagactgaaaAGTTGGTATTTTGAGAAATCATCTAAATATGGTGACCTTACCAAAATTATTGCTTTTTCTCCAAGATGTTTGAGAACACTTACCAGAAaagtttacaaaatataaaaattacatgatcaatgtggataattaatatttttacaaaagaattcTCCAATTTTACGATGTAAGGGAGTTCACACAAAGAAACTATGATCGTATGTGTTCCCAAGATTAGAGATAAGATGCTCTCTTTCCTTTACTAGTATCAGCCGCTAATGGAAAACTTGGGAGTGGCCCTCCAACTCCCTGCTCTCCAGAGGTTTTCTGGAATTTCTTTACTTCAAGAAAAAACCAGACTTGGGAAGGTTCTAGAGAAGAGAAATACAGATGAGAGAGAGGTAACATTCTAAGTGGCCGTATGTTTTGATTCTGCCCCACCTTTGTTACCTCGCCATGTTTGTGTGCATTCCTGTGGGTGGGTGTGCCCActgcctcccccacctcccatccAGCCTCTCAGAATGCTGGGAGCATGACACGCACAGAGAAGTCTCTCTACCCCATCCTCTTTCTGTTGAGCATGTCTTTTGCTCCCTCTGCTTGTCTATGGGAGTGACCTGTCTGAGGGAGGTTGAGGATCAGTGTGTAACAGATACATACAAATGGAAGCAGAAAAACTCCCACACTAACTTATCACCTGCCCTTGGTACCTTCAGAGTGCCTGGGGTGGGGACATGTGTAGTTAAATTGTTTACTAATTTGCAATTAGAATCTAACCACTTCTCTCCACTTGCACTGATACATTCTCTCTGGCACAAGTTACTCTATAGTGTCCCAAGGAGTCTTCCCTGCCAGCCTTGTGGCTCCCAGTCATTTCTACCCAACAAACAGatgaatctttttatttatttatttatttatttatttatttatttgtatactttaagttctggggtacatgtgcagaacgtgcaagtttgttacataggtatacacgtgccatggtggtttgctgcacccatcaaaccgtcatctacattaggtatttctcctaatgctattcctcccctacccccccatcccccaacaagccccagtgtgtgatgttcccctccctgtgtcaatgtgttctcattgttcaactcctaattatgagtgagaacatgtgatatttggttttctgttcttgtgatagtttgctgagaatgatggtttctacattcatccatgtccctgcgaaggacatgaactcattcttttttatggctgtgtagtattctatggtgtatatgtgccatattttctttatccagtctatcattgatgggcatttgggttggttccaagtatttgctgttgtgcatagtgctgcaataaacatgtgtgtgcatgtgtctttattgtagaatgatttataatcctttgggtatatacccagtaatggcattgctgggtcaaatggtatttctagttctagattcttgaggaatcgccacactgtcttccacaatggttgaactaatttacattcccaccaacagtgtaaaagtgttcctatttctccacaccctctccagcatctcgtgtctcctgactttttaatgatcgccgttctaacaggcatgagatggtatctcattgtggttttgatttgcatttctctaatgaccagtgattatgagctttttttcatatgtttgttggctacataaatgtcgtcttttgagaagtgtctgttcatatccttcacccactttttgatggggttgttttttcttgtaaatttttttaagttctttgtagattgtgggtattagccctttgtcacatggatagattgcacaaattttctcccattctgtaggttgccttaaACAGAGGAATCTTTAAAATGTATGCCAGAACCTGCCACTCCTGGACTCTAAATCTTCTGCTGGTTTCTTATTTCAGTCAGAGGAAAATTGCcaagttcttacaagatctgaccTTTTCTCTGATTTCCTCCCCTAACTCCACTCCAGGCCTTCCTCACATTTTCCAAGCACATCAGGATCTTTAAATTTGTACTTGCTGTTCTCTCTCTCCAAAATACTCTTTCCCTAGACAACAAGTGGCTTGCTTCTTCACCCGCTTTAGATCTCTGTATGAATGTCACTATCAGGGAGGCCTTTTTTGATAATTCTATACAAAAAAATCACTCCGCAGTCTCTTTCTGTTTCCCTTATCgtagttatttttccttcaagTCAATATCACTGCCTGATAttggtccccacccaaatctcatcttaaactgtagctcccatgattcccacatgttgtgagagggacctggtgggaagtaattgaatcataggggcaggtctttcccgtgctctcatgatagtgaataagtctcacgagatcttgtggttttataaaggggagtttccctgcacacgctctcttgcctgctgccacataAGACATTACTTTACTCCTCATTCGCCTTCCAccctgattgtgaggcctccccaggcatgtggaattgtgagtcataACATATAAATGTATTGTGTTGTTTGCAATCTCTCTTTTCTTACCCTCTCTCTAGAATGTAAGCTGTGTAAAAACAGAAATCTGTTCTTTTCACTGCTActtccccagtgcctagaaaaGGCAgaataggtacttaataaatatcttGAATAATGAATATTGTAAAATTTTAGTATTCCAACTACCTCTGTTCTATGTCTAATCAAACCACATGAAGCTTAACATGTCTCCCAAAGTCCTCAGAATTCTATAtccttcagtttccttgtctatcaAATAGGAGTAATAGTACTTCCCTCACAGAGTATggtgataaataaataatatacacgAAGCAATTAGTATGTGTCTTGACACATTGAAATCTAATCCAGAAGTTTTGATTCTATGCCATAGCAGAATTCAACAGATGAATATCAAGACCTTTGAATTCAACAAGAAGTTAAGGCATTTATAGTTGTCTAATAACAGACTGAAGATTGTAGCTTGGTATTCACTGGCAGGTCTCAGACATTTAGATCTTTCTTTTAATGACTTTGACACCATGCCTATCTGTGAGGAAGCTGGCAACATGTCACACCTGGAAATTGTTTCTCAACATTAATACTATTATTTGGCAGTGATCCAGATTGCTTTTGCCACTAACCTGAAGACATATAGAGGCAGAAGGACAGGAATCATtctatttgtttcctgttttgaAACTTCCATCTGTATAGGTAAGTGTTCAAAGTCCAATATTAGCTCCAGGGACTTTCTATatccacaaatacaaaaattgaggGGTAACTCCTTGATATCAAGTCAAAGGTTCACAGTGTCTGGTAATAAAACAAATtactttcaattttcttgaaaTCTTCAGGCTATCAAAAGGAGATGTGAGAGAGGGTGTTGAGTCTGACCTGACAATGCGGTTCTTAAACCTAAGGGCCATTATGATTCTCCTCTCTGAGAATCCTGACTTGCCTCAACAACGGAGATATGGCACAGTAGCCAGCTTGGAGACTTCTCAGCCAATGCTCTGAGATCAAGTCAAAGACCCAACATACAGATTGGGACCCTATTCCAACCTCTTGATGAATACAGTCAGATGTTggcattttttttcacaaataaaagtCCTACAGGATTTAACCAAATAAAAACCTAACATTATATACTGTCTTTTTAGGGTTTTGAGCTCATCTTCATCATTCATATGAGGAAATCAGTGGTAAAATCCTTGGAAATACAATGAGACTCATCagaaacatttacatattttgtagTATTGTTATGACAGTAGAGGGCGAGGCTCCAGAGCTGCCAGAAGAAAGGGAACTGATGACCAACTGCTCCAACATGTCTCTAAGAAAGGTTCCCGCAGACTTGACCCCAGCCACAACCACACTGGATTTATCCTATAACCTCCTTTTTCAACTCGAGAGTTCAGATTTTCATTCTGTCTCCAAACTGAAAGTTTTGATTCTACGCCATAACAGAATTCAACATCTGAATCTCAAAACCTTTGAATTCAACAAGGAGTTAAGATATTTAGATTTGTCTAATAACAGACTGAAGAGCGTAACTTGGTATTTACTGGCAGGTCTCAGGTATTTAGATCTTTCTTTTAATGACTTTGACACCATGCCTATCTGTGAGGAAGCTGGCAACATGTCACACCTGGAAATCCTAGGTTTGAGTggggcaaaaatacaaaaatcagatttCCAGAAAATTGCTCATCTACATCTAAATACTGTCTTCTTAGGATTCAGAACTCTTTCTCATTATGAAGAAGGTAGCCTGCCCATCTTAAACACGACAAAACTGCACATTGTTTTACCAATGGACACAAATTTCTGGGTTCTTTTGCGTGATGGAATCAAGActtcaaaaatattagaaatgacaaatataGATGGCAAAAGCCAATTTGTAAGTTATGAAATGCAACAAAATATTAGTTTAGAAAATGCTAAGACATCAGTTCTATTACTTAATAAAGTTGATTTACTCTGGGATGACCTTTTCCATATCTTACAATTTGTTTGGCATACATCAGTGGAACACTTTCAGATCCAAAATGTGACTTTTGGTGGTAAGGCTTATCTTGACCACAATTCATTTGACTACTCAAATACTGTAATGAGAACTATAAAATTGGAGCATGTACATTTCAGAGTGTTTTACATTCAACAGGATAACATCTATTTGCTTTTGACCAAAATGGACATAGAAAACCTGACAATATCAAATGCACAAATGCCACATATGCTTTTCCCTAATTATCCTACAAAATTCCAATATTTAAATTTTGCCAATAATATCTTAACAGATGAGTTGTTTAAAAGAACTATGCAACTGCCTCACTTGAAAACTCTCATTTTGAATAGCAATAAACTGGAGACACTTTCTTTAGTGAGTTGCTTTGCTAACAACACACCCTTGGAACACTTGGATCTGAGTCAAAATCTATTACaacataaaaatgatgaaaattgcTCATGGCCAGAAACTGTGGTCAACATGAATCTGTCATACAATAAATTGTCTGATTCTGTCTTCAGGTGCTTGCCCAAAGGTATTCAAATACTTGACCTAAATAATAACCAAATCCAAACTGTACCTAAAGAGACTATTCATCTGATGGCCTTACGAGAGCtaaatattgcttttaatttCCTAACTGATCTCCCTGGGTGCAGTCATTTCAGTAGACTTTCAATTCTGAACGTTGAAATGAACTTAATTCTCAGCCCATCTCTGGATTTTGTTCAGAGCTGCCAGGGAGTTAAGACTCTAAATGCGGGAAGAAATCCATTCCGGTGTACTTGtgaattaaaaaatttcattCAGCTTGAAACATATTCAGAGGTCATGATGGTTGGATGGTCAGATTCTTACACCTGTGAATACCCTTTAAACCTAAGGGGCACTCGGTTAAAAGATGTTCATCTCCCTGAATTATCTTGCAACACAGCTCTGTTGATTGTCACCATTGTGGTTATCATGCTAGTTCTGGGGTTGGCTGTGGCCTTCTGCTGTCTCCACTTTGATCTGCCCTGGTATTTCAGGATGCTAGGTCAATGCACACAAACATGGCACAGGGTTAGGAAGACAACTCAAGAACAACTCAAGAGAAATGTCCGATTCCACGCATTTATTTCATACAGTGAACATGATTCTCTGTGGGTGAAGAATGAATTGATCCCCAATCTAGAGAAAGAAGATGGTTCTATCTTGATTTGCCTTTATGAAAGATACTTTGACCCTGGCAAGAGCATTAGTGAAAATATTGTAAGCTTCATTGAGAAAAGCTATAAGTCCATCTTTGTTTTGTCTCCCAACTTTGTCCAGAATGAGTGGTGCCATTATGAATTCTACTTTGCCCACCACAATCTCTTCCATGAAAATTCTGATCATATAATTCTTATCTTACTGGAACCCATTCCATTCTACTGCATTCCCACAAGATGTCATAAACTGAAAACTCTCCTGGAAAAAAAAGCATACTTGGAATGGCCCAAGGATAGGCGTAAATGTGGGCTTTTCTGGGCAAACCTTCGAGTTGCTATTACTGTTAACATATCAGCCACCAGAGAAATGTATGAACTGCAGACATTCACAGAGTTAAATGAAGAGTCTCGAGGTTCTACAGTCTCTCTGATGAGAACAGACTGCCTATAAAATCCCACAGCCCTAGGGAAGTTGGGGACCACACACTGTTGGGATGTAAATTGATATAACCTTTATGATGGCAGTTTGgcaatattcattaaaataaaaaatggttatTCCCTTCATATCAGTTTCCGGAAGGATTTCTAAGAATGTATCCTATGGAAACACCTTCACAAGTTTATAAGGGCTTATGGAAAAAGGTGTTCATCCCAGGATTGTTTATAATCATGAAAAatgtggcctggcacagtggctcatgcttgtaatcccagcactttgggaggccaaggtgggtggatcacgaggtcaagagatggagaccatcctggccaacatggtgaaaccccgtttctactaaaaatacaaaaattagctgggcatggtggcacacacccatagtcccagttacttgggagactggggcaggagaattgcttgaacccaggaggtggaggttgcagtgagccgagattgagccactgcactctagcctggagacagagcaagactctgtctcaaaaaaaaaaaaaaaaaaaaagaaagaaagaaagaaagaaagaaaatggaaaacatcctCATGTCCACAACATAAGGtctaattcaacaaatacatgtAATACAATATTACATGCcactaaaaagaatgaggtaactCTATATTTACTGGTATGGAAAAAACATATTAATATGTTataaactattaggttggtgcaaaactaattgtggcttttgccattgaaataaaagtataaagaaatctACACCAGATGTAGTAACAGTGGTTTGGGTCTGGGAGGTTGGATTACAGGGAGCATTTGATTTCTATGTTGTATATTTCTATAATGTTTGAATTACTTAGAAtgaatctgtatttcttttataagtagaaaaaaacaataaagatagTTTTTAAAGCCTACACATCCTACTCATTTGGCTTGATTCTTCATTCTGGTCTCGCAGGTCACAggaagaaaagcataaaatataaaaaattataattttgcaaaTTTATAAATACCATGTCATTTTTCTggttagaaaaaaattctgtggcTTAAACACATGATTCAGGGAGAGAACGTCATGCTCCTTTAAGATCTGACACCAATCTCCTTTTATCTCCTtgcatcttctttatttttaattgttagagactagctcttgctctgtcacccaggctggaatgcagtggttcgatcgtagctcactgcagtattgaaattctggcctcaaatgatcctcctgtcttggactcccaaagtgctgggattacaggtgtgagccaccacacccagcccctccttGCATCCTATCATTGGGCCCTATGGAGCTACTGGCCCTTCCCCAGAACTTTCAGTGTTCTTTCATGGCTCCAGAGCCCAGATTTCACATTGCGCCTGCTGTAATGCCTTCCCTACTTGGGTTTGTTCAGGAAATCTTACAGTTGTCTCAGGACACAATCCACATATTGACTCTTCTTTGAAATCTTCCTTACTCTTTCCCATAAGCATGATGCTTCTTGATTCTCTTCCATGCTTTGGACATATTTCTATCATTAACCTAATTATGTACATGTTTAAAGTTTCTGTTTCTCACTAGACTATGAACTCCTCAAAGGTTAAGACAGACATACATCTGACCTTGTGTCTGCAGCATTCCCTGTTTCAGAACcagtgctcaatgaatgtttatGGAATGGATGTTGGCTAGAAGAGCTTAGTGGGAACTCAGCTGGCTTAAGGATAGATGGAGGAATCTGAAGGCATATTCTGAGAAGCTCAGGAAGAGCAGGAATAGGTTAAACTCAGGTAAGAAGAGAGAGAATCCAGAATTGAAGGATTCCTAAGTAGAGCTCAAGTCATGTGAAATTGCCAAAATTTGGTTGCTCTTGACCTAGAAAAgcatctacttttaaaaatctcattttatctgtattagtcagggttctctagaggggcagaactaataggatatattttatatatatataaaagtttataaGGATATATAagctcatatatatatgaatttattaaggagtattgactcacacaataagcaatatatatgggagtttattaaggagtatttaCCCATACAattacaaggtcccacaatagaccatctgcaagctgaggagcaaggaagccagtccgagtccgaaagctgaagaacttggagagcgatgtttgagggcaggaagcatccagcacaggagaaagatgtaggctgggaggctagccCAGTCTAGTTTTGTCATGTTCTTCTGCCTCCTTTTATTCTAGGTATGCTGGCAACTGACTAGATGGTGCCctcccagattaagggtgggtctccctttcccattccactgactcaaatgttaatcccttttgacaacaccctcacagacacacccaggaacaatactttgcatccttcaatccaatcaagtcgaCAGTCAATATTAGCCATCACACCATCTACTAAGACTAATCCCCTAAACAAGTTAAAACTGGATTCTGCATCTAATTCATTTTCTTATAGTTTGTGATCTTATGAGTTCCTCACGctagtgattattttaaaatttgtactcaAGAAGGCCAACCCGAGAGTACAGGGAGGGCACTGGGTGTTGATCTAGAAGCCAGGCCATGCTACCATTTGGCTAGTAGCTGGAGTTGAGGAGCTAGAGTCCAGCAGCCTCGGGGCTGagcatctctctttctcttccctggtgAGCCCATGGTCTGTCTGGCAGAAGGGGAAACCCAAGGAAACTACAGTGGAGTGGGGACAAAGCATGGGGAAGGTGTCTTTCCTGGGCAGGACACTGATGTAAATGTGATTCTTGGCTTCTGCAGGAGTGAGACCGATTCTGCATGAGGGTTTGTAAATCTTGAGTAAATTATTCAAAATGAGACTTTCACCTTTAATTAGTTAATGAATTCACctttaattatttaatgaattCACCTTTGCTTAATTAATTTagctttaattaattaattcacatTTAATTAATTTGGAACATGCAAAGAATGTAAGATTAGACCTAAAGTCACCAGGATTTAGTCATTTCATGGTAGAACCCTCAGTTTAgcaataccatttaaaaaatagatgtgttttattacaaattttaaaataacacatgaGGCTGAGCTCTCAGCAACTTCACAGCTGGGTAATCCTTAAATCTTACCTATCAAATCATTGTGCTGTTCCTTTCTCAGAAACTTAAATACCATCCAAAATTTCCTAATATGCTTGGTTTTGACTGTTATGACttacaatcagaaaaaataaattttacatgagTTGAATGTTATTTGCTTTTGAGGCTTGAAATACAAGTAACACCTAGCCTCATACAAACCTGATGATATACTTTTACCCAAGAAATCTCAGATTTCAACAAAGACCCACTGTTCTGAATCACGACATTGATGCGGAAGTGACGTACCCTGACTGAATGCTGTAACAGCAGCCTGTGTCATGAACTCcgatcatgtttttaaaatgactctGGAGCTTGtaagttcctttttatttcctggcTATTTGTCAACCTGgaacttctttcatttattttccctgaGGAAACTGAGCTCTTAAGTGAAGTCTGTCTGTGCATTCCTCAGAAGGCCTTCACAATCTCTTAGCATCTCTACAGATACATTGCAATCCTTTCTGGACGTCAACAGTTGAGTTGTTGAGAATGGTCTGTATTCTCTCAGCAAATGTGGCAAAGAGGGCTGTACTGAAATGGAATTGCAATCCTTGAATTCCCAACAGATTAGTGGGAAGAAGGAATTTTACATCTAATTTTTGGCAATGGTTCCCCAAAATTCACTCCTTTATCTATTATGATGAACCATTCAAGAGAAGCATAGATTAGACATATCAAAAGTGAGTGAGAATTTGGAGATGGTCAAGTATAACTCTCACTTTcaaatggggaaattgaggctttagaattttaaatgacCCACCCAAGCCCAGGTCATAGTCTTTTAACTCCTAAAGTTTTTCCTTCCAATCCACAACCAAGTGGCCTTTCCTTTCtgcatttgatttttattctctcattctttctattGCAATTCTCAAGAACAGAGCCCTGGATGGGACACTTTGATTAGCCCATCTATATTCCCCAAAGTCATTTGAGGTCTAGGCTGTCTCTGCAGTCTTCCTCCATGGCCAAAGTGTCCTGTATCTGCCACCTGATTCCATCCCtgataaaaacattattttgccaTCAGTAACTTGCAATGGGGACTGCTCCTCAGGTCAGCCACCTGTGGTCTAGGAGCCCGAAAATGTTCTCTACGTAAAGTATGGGAAATAATGGGGAGCCTTTTCTCCCCTGGAGGTTTCAAAGGCAACTTAATCACTAGCACCCTGCTGGGGATACATTCCCTGGTGTCTGAGCTCAGTTTTCCACCTGGTTTGCTGTGACCCATGACGTGCTGCTGCCATTGATGCTTTTAACCCTGGATAGGGCTCCTTGAGGACCCACTTGAGGGAGGAAGTGGGTCGGTGGTGCATCCTGAAGTCCCCCGGGGGACAAGCACAATGAAAAACTCCCGACTGTGGGTCTGGAAGTGGCCTACACCTGTACACCTATTCAACAGCCAGCTGCTGAGACACTGCCCTCTTTCACAGATGGGGGCTCTGAGCTGCTGGACAACATTGCGTTCTGGGTGTTCAAGGACAAAGATGCAGCCAACAGTAGGGGTGTtcagggttagggttagggaGGCTGGGTAGGGGCTCCTGGCCAGCACAACTCCCGACAGCAGCCCCATGTCTGCCTCTTCACAGTGAGATACTTGTCTTGTTAGTGGTGTCCAAGCAGCCTCAAGGGTAACTGTTAATCCTCTAACAACACATGCACATTCTAATCATCATTTTGACATACTTAATGAAAAACCAGTGGAGTGGACTCTAAATCAATTCACATTTTCCCTGAGACATTTATTTCAGTATTCTTTTTGCTCTTCAAATCTTTGCTCCAATCCCATTTCCATTGAAGACTTCCTGGATGACCTAGTAGAAAATGGCGGCACTCATTGTTCAccttccttgctttttatttctccataGCATTTGCCATCTTCGAAGTTTACTTCTAAGTTTTCTCTTTATCCTGCTGATTCCCTGTCTTCCCCCACTAGAATGCAAACTCTTTTagagcagagatttttttttctgttttgctcacAGATATTGCCTCCTTCTctgcctaaaacagtgcctggcacaggtcCACTCCCCAAGGATTTTCTTTCTGTGGACCCTTTGTTGATCAGCCTCCTCTGCTTCTCTGAAGTCCCTCAGGgcctctgttgccaaggctgccCCCTTCAGTGTCAGTGCTTGCTGTTGGAAATCAAGGATACAGATTTTACTTGTAAAGgggtgtatttgtccattttcacgctgctgataaagacatacccaagactgggtaatttataaagaaacggaggtttaatagactcacagttccatgtgcctggggagacctcacaatcatggcagaggtgaaaggcatatcttacatggtggcacaCAAGAGGGAATGGGAGCCAAGCAaaaagggaaaccccttataaaaccatcagatctcgtgagacttattcaccaccgtGGGAACAGTGtgggagaaactgccccatgattcaattacctcccactgggtccctcccacaacacgtgggaattatgggatccacaattcaagatgagatttgggtggggacacagccaaaccatatcaaggcgCATCCCTCACCATCTGTATTTTTGCTGACACTTTCTGGGATGTGCCATCACTGGCCTGGTGCTTCCCCCAATCCCTGCACACTTCATGAATCTTCTCTTTGCCTCCTCCTATTGGAAGCTGCCGGATCTCAGGGGCTTGCTCTGGGCAGCCCTTTAACTATTTTGGAGTCTGCAGATTATATGAATCACTGCAAATGGGGTACCTGGCTCCACGACCCCCAACTACTTCCCCTGTTCTTTTGCTGTCTTAGCCTTTTTAGAGGGGAAGGGGCAGCACTGGGCCAATGAAGCCCGGCTGTGGGTCCACGCCTCAGATCTCCCCTTGCCCTGGTGCTTCGGAAGGTCTCCCTTGAACTTTCTAAGTTCTTCTGAGGGCCTGGTACAGCTAGGACTGGCAGTGTTCCCCAAGTGGGATACCCCAGCCCAGATGCAGACTCATATGGACCCCAGTCTTTATTTCTCCCCTTTGAGATGACCTCTGACCCTCTACCGCAAACATGGAGACAACCAGATATCCTGAGGAGCTCTGGAATTCACATCTTTGGGGTTCTCAGAGACTGGTGATTGGGTCCCCATGTGAGGTGGGTGGCCTGGAAAGCAGTACAGGCCCACCCAGGACTGGGCACCAGAATGCTGCTGACATGTTGATTGGGGTGGCTCTCACACTGAACACAAGATGACTTCAGGGCATTGGCTACCAGCAGCTCATCGCTGACCCTTGGGCTGGAGCCACCAGTGTGGACCTATGCTCATCTGTGTTTTGACTGTGGTGCCACCTCTCGTCTATAACACCTGAGGGTGGCAGGTGTGCTGGCAGGTGTCCTTTATCCTGCGTCCCCCTGTGCCCCCAGCCTCGGGCACCCAGGGTAATAGCTTCCATTGCTGTATGCTCTGAGCCATGTGCCAGGCAGTCCTTCAAGGATGGCTTTCAAAACTGAACACCAATGGGCCTTGCAATCCACATCCTCTCTTGCCTCCCATGGTTACATGGTGCTCTGTCAG is a window encoding:
- the TLR10 gene encoding toll-like receptor 10: MRLIRNIYIFCSIVMTVEGEAPELPEERELMTNCSNMSLRKVPADLTPATTTLDLSYNLLFQLESSDFHSVSKLKVLILRHNRIQHLNLKTFEFNKELRYLDLSNNRLKSVTWYLLAGLRYLDLSFNDFDTMPICEEAGNMSHLEILGLSGAKIQKSDFQKIAHLHLNTVFLGFRTLSHYEEGSLPILNTTKLHIVLPMDTNFWVLLRDGIKTSKILEMTNIDGKSQFVSYEMQQNISLENAKTSVLLLNKVDLLWDDLFHILQFVWHTSVEHFQIQNVTFGGKAYLDHNSFDYSNTVMRTIKLEHVHFRVFYIQQDNIYLLLTKMDIENLTISNAQMPHMLFPNYPTKFQYLNFANNILTDELFKRTMQLPHLKTLILNSNKLETLSLVSCFANNTPLEHLDLSQNLLQHKNDENCSWPETVVNMNLSYNKLSDSVFRCLPKGIQILDLNNNQIQTVPKETIHLMALRELNIAFNFLTDLPGCSHFSRLSILNVEMNLILSPSLDFVQSCQGVKTLNAGRNPFRCTCELKNFIQLETYSEVMMVGWSDSYTCEYPLNLRGTRLKDVHLPELSCNTALLIVTIVVIMLVLGLAVAFCCLHFDLPWYFRMLGQCTQTWHRVRKTTQEQLKRNVRFHAFISYSEHDSLWVKNELIPNLEKEDGSILICLYERYFDPGKSISENIVSFIEKSYKSIFVLSPNFVQNEWCHYEFYFAHHNLFHENSDHIILILLEPIPFYCIPTRCHKLKTLLEKKAYLEWPKDRRKCGLFWANLRVAITVNISATREMYELQTFTELNEESRGSTVSLMRTDCL